The proteins below come from a single Gimesia alba genomic window:
- the fliN gene encoding flagellar motor switch protein FliN, translating into MADENDDLLDPSEIEKLLNAQGSDAPAEPAPEKEAAKDETGGADDLLDSSDIEKLLQGAGNDPGGDSAAADASPVVKNDDIDALFSQHSAPGDDQSGMPISSHEETEALLNQAEANLAAAISPNLGPGSGIPGDLGGTKAFEFPNFESMASTPEEAMALSSLQNVELDLCIELGRTELLIEEVLKMKEGVVVPLDKLAGDPVDILVNGRIIARGEVLVLNDNFCVRVAEIISPEL; encoded by the coding sequence GTGGCTGATGAGAATGATGATCTTCTGGATCCCTCAGAAATAGAAAAGCTGTTAAATGCGCAGGGATCCGATGCGCCCGCAGAACCTGCTCCGGAGAAGGAAGCAGCGAAAGATGAGACCGGGGGAGCAGACGATCTTCTGGACTCTTCCGATATCGAAAAATTATTGCAAGGTGCCGGTAACGATCCCGGTGGGGATAGTGCAGCCGCGGACGCAAGCCCTGTTGTCAAAAATGATGATATCGACGCGTTGTTCAGTCAACATTCAGCCCCCGGAGACGATCAATCGGGTATGCCCATTTCTTCGCATGAAGAGACGGAGGCATTACTCAACCAGGCAGAAGCAAATCTGGCAGCGGCGATTTCTCCCAACCTGGGGCCCGGCAGCGGTATTCCGGGGGACCTGGGAGGGACGAAAGCGTTTGAGTTTCCCAATTTTGAATCGATGGCCAGTACTCCCGAAGAAGCAATGGCACTCTCTTCATTGCAAAATGTAGAGCTGGATTTATGCATTGAATTGGGAAGAACAGAGTTGCTGATTGAAGAAGTTTTAAAAATGAAAGAAGGGGTTGTCGTCCCCTTAGATAAATTAGCAGGTGATCCAGTGGATATTCTGGTGAATGGCCGGATCATTGCGCGGGGGGAAGTCCTGGTGCTGAATGACAATTTCTGTGTACGAGTTGCCGAGATTATTTCCCCAGAGCTTTAA
- a CDS encoding FliO/MopB family protein: MSHSRGSSNEFNDFSQRTQHNFQQGAQRPAGETRSSHLVQRTKPVTMQGTQHNPLAGRKKSVPSNPITPLDPQKQSSQSKTNQSSTRAAPSIWGTLGALLVVISIILVSAKLFKKHHPLASANLPREVMEVLGKKPLDARQTIHFVRCGSRILILGSSPAGLEMLSEVQDPVEVDLITGMCRERAQSARSNSTFLNLFQSAQAKTEQNERNPAESRFPQSVKTQPDQPVRESEQEDFADYDSAVTRLQQKLMHSSRQSLNEDVESGHA, from the coding sequence TTGTCTCATTCACGAGGGAGCTCGAATGAATTCAATGACTTTTCTCAACGGACACAGCACAATTTCCAGCAGGGGGCACAGAGGCCGGCTGGGGAGACTCGTTCCAGCCATTTGGTACAGCGCACAAAACCAGTGACCATGCAGGGGACGCAACACAATCCACTGGCTGGCAGAAAAAAGAGTGTGCCTTCCAACCCGATTACCCCCCTCGACCCTCAAAAGCAGTCCAGCCAAAGTAAAACGAATCAGAGCAGCACACGCGCGGCTCCTTCGATCTGGGGAACTCTGGGAGCTTTGCTGGTCGTGATTTCGATTATTCTGGTGTCTGCGAAGTTGTTTAAAAAACATCATCCTCTGGCTTCTGCGAATCTGCCGCGTGAAGTGATGGAAGTATTGGGAAAGAAGCCTCTGGATGCACGTCAGACAATTCATTTTGTGCGCTGTGGTTCGCGAATTCTGATTTTGGGATCTTCTCCCGCTGGTCTGGAAATGCTCAGTGAGGTTCAGGATCCCGTTGAGGTGGATCTGATCACGGGGATGTGCCGGGAACGGGCTCAGTCTGCTCGATCCAACTCCACATTTTTAAACCTGTTTCAGTCGGCTCAAGCTAAGACAGAACAGAACGAGCGTAATCCTGCTGAAAGTCGATTCCCTCAGTCAGTCAAGACACAACCCGACCAGCCTGTTCGAGAATCCGAGCAGGAAGACTTTGCAGATTATGATTCCGCTGTGACTCGCCTGCAGCAGAAGTTGATGCATTCGTCCCGACAATCTTTGAATGAAGATGTGGAGTCAGGACATGCATAA
- the fliP gene encoding flagellar type III secretion system pore protein FliP (The bacterial flagellar biogenesis protein FliP forms a type III secretion system (T3SS)-type pore required for flagellar assembly.) has product MHKQREWQERTAGCAFPFGKQAILLVVCLMSLAGGPRVVQAQPPVTNQALSNQSIANQNPQVAQQQPTQLAPENSNSGVPEMLNVEQMTSPQGLNSTLKLFLLLTVLSLAPSILIMTTSFIRFVIVFGLLRQALGTQQLPPNQVLTSLSLFLTVMVMAPIWEKAYEEGIVPYTHQTEQAPVSLEVAFQKTVSPLRKFMSDQIELTGNSDTVWMFLDYQQPLPGSPGAADYQAPSDYDEVPLTVLLPAYMLSEVKTAFLIGFQLYLPFIVIDMVISSILISMGMMMLPPVLISLPFKILLFVLIDGWLLTVGMLLESIRAVG; this is encoded by the coding sequence ATGCATAAGCAGCGGGAGTGGCAAGAACGGACTGCCGGTTGTGCTTTTCCCTTTGGGAAGCAGGCGATCCTGCTTGTGGTGTGTCTAATGTCATTGGCTGGGGGGCCTCGCGTGGTTCAGGCACAGCCCCCTGTGACGAATCAGGCTCTGTCGAATCAAAGTATTGCCAATCAGAATCCTCAGGTCGCTCAGCAGCAACCCACTCAACTGGCACCAGAAAATAGTAATTCTGGCGTGCCCGAAATGTTGAATGTAGAGCAGATGACATCGCCTCAGGGGTTAAACTCCACTCTGAAGCTGTTTTTATTATTGACCGTTTTGAGTCTGGCGCCTTCCATCCTGATCATGACGACAAGTTTCATTCGTTTTGTGATCGTCTTCGGTTTATTGAGGCAGGCGTTAGGAACACAGCAACTGCCTCCGAATCAGGTGCTGACTTCACTCAGCCTGTTTCTGACAGTGATGGTGATGGCTCCCATTTGGGAAAAAGCCTATGAAGAAGGGATTGTGCCTTATACGCATCAGACAGAACAGGCACCAGTTTCTCTGGAAGTCGCCTTTCAGAAAACAGTGTCCCCCCTGCGGAAATTTATGAGTGATCAGATTGAGCTCACGGGAAACAGTGATACAGTCTGGATGTTTCTGGATTATCAGCAACCGCTGCCCGGTTCTCCCGGCGCAGCCGATTATCAGGCCCCCAGTGATTACGATGAAGTTCCTCTGACCGTCTTGTTGCCGGCGTACATGTTGAGCGAAGTGAAAACCGCGTTCCTGATTGGTTTTCAGTTGTATCTGCCTTTTATTGTGATCGATATGGTGATCAGCTCGATTCTGATCAGTATGGGGATGATGATGCTGCCCCCGGTTTTGATTTCCTTACCCTTTAAAATTTTGTTGTTTGTGTTAATCGATGGCTGGCTGTTAACTGTGGGCATGTTATTGGAAAGCATCAGGGCCGTTGGTTAA
- the fliQ gene encoding flagellar biosynthesis protein FliQ yields MDSSTVLDLGREGLLIMLEVSGPVMLTAVVVGLVISIGQAVTQIQDQTISFVPKIIMMVLAILYTLPWITSLLVEYSTNLITNIPSRL; encoded by the coding sequence ATGGATAGTTCAACAGTTCTTGATCTGGGAAGAGAAGGATTACTGATCATGCTGGAAGTCAGCGGTCCGGTGATGCTGACTGCCGTTGTTGTGGGATTGGTCATCAGTATTGGTCAGGCAGTGACTCAGATTCAGGACCAGACGATCAGTTTTGTTCCTAAGATTATTATGATGGTGCTGGCAATTCTGTATACATTACCCTGGATCACTTCATTGCTCGTGGAGTACAGCACAAATCTGATTACCAATATTCCTTCCCGTCTTTGA
- a CDS encoding flagellar biosynthetic protein FliR, giving the protein MSELLDQYVMNPLLQLAPGQILQWAMLQFYAFTLVLVRISGLMIIGPVFGQPIFPTNIRVLLILTLALLITPTLHDQVTAGFYELDANQDQRLSQEEIPSHLQDRFEALVLSAGRQGTRELTVNDYKFVVNMPASLLDYVWSILGELTLGFALGLGVYIILLSLQMAGQMIDQQAGMALGEVFNPGFDMNASLSGQYLYFIGITVFLVMEPVNGHLLMLSSLIDTFQVFPVGEGIVSTNTLDLLQTLMHQSLVLSIKVAAPLLAISALISIAMGYLGHTVPQINVLVIGFPIRAMISLLVLMFTLSGAADIVVESIPSAIDQLSRSAVM; this is encoded by the coding sequence GTGAGTGAACTTCTCGACCAATACGTCATGAATCCTTTGTTGCAGCTGGCTCCGGGACAGATTCTGCAATGGGCCATGCTGCAGTTTTATGCATTCACGTTGGTCCTGGTCCGAATCAGTGGTCTGATGATTATTGGACCGGTCTTTGGACAGCCGATCTTTCCCACGAATATTCGCGTGTTATTAATACTCACTCTGGCACTGTTGATTACACCGACGTTGCACGATCAGGTCACCGCTGGTTTTTATGAACTGGATGCGAATCAGGATCAGCGGCTCAGCCAGGAAGAAATCCCCTCACATTTGCAGGATCGTTTTGAAGCGCTGGTGCTCAGTGCCGGTCGTCAGGGGACACGCGAATTGACGGTGAATGACTACAAGTTTGTGGTCAACATGCCAGCCTCATTGCTGGATTATGTCTGGTCGATTCTGGGAGAACTTACGTTAGGTTTTGCACTGGGTCTGGGGGTCTACATTATCTTGTTAAGCCTGCAGATGGCAGGTCAGATGATTGACCAGCAGGCGGGGATGGCTTTAGGCGAGGTCTTTAATCCCGGTTTTGATATGAATGCCTCGCTCAGTGGTCAGTATCTCTATTTTATCGGGATTACGGTTTTTCTGGTCATGGAACCGGTGAACGGGCACTTGTTAATGTTGTCCTCTTTGATTGATACGTTTCAGGTCTTTCCGGTAGGGGAAGGCATCGTTTCCACGAATACGCTCGATCTGCTGCAGACATTAATGCATCAGTCGCTGGTGTTATCTATTAAAGTGGCAGCGCCGTTACTGGCGATCAGTGCGTTGATTTCCATTGCAATGGGCTATCTGGGGCACACGGTTCCGCAGATCAATGTACTGGTGATTGGATTTCCGATTCGTGCCATGATCAGCCTGCTTGTGTTGATGTTTACATTGTCGGGAGCGGCAGACATTGTGGTGGAATCGATTCCGTCGGCCATTGACCAGTTGAGTCGCAGTGCAGTGATGTAA
- the flhB gene encoding flagellar biosynthesis protein FlhB, with protein sequence MAENDSGEKTEQPTDRRRTEAREKGNIAKSTDLNAAGMMLAAAGVLYFFAVSLSNEMKHFMEVTLTTPVWLQMEPVKLIERCEAIIKLFLQGTAMTMIMLFISAVLLNIVQVGFLISPDVLQIKWERLNPIEGAKRIVSVRGLVKLAVSLGKLTILVLIATWFSYLVFPNFLALMGAPPETILRDIFNSTVELGILLALALIVLGGVDYAFQKWKHEKDLMMSKQEIREEMKSMEGDPLIRQRRREAHRKLAMSQELSNVETADVVITNPTHISIAIKYDPESMPAPVVVAKGAGEIASQIRKIANEHGIPIIERKALARQMYREVKTGQEIPFELYEVFVEIMAYVYNLTGKSMPDA encoded by the coding sequence ATGGCAGAAAATGACAGTGGAGAAAAAACCGAACAGCCCACCGATCGCCGGCGCACGGAAGCCCGCGAGAAGGGGAATATTGCGAAAAGTACGGACTTAAATGCGGCTGGTATGATGCTGGCTGCGGCCGGCGTGCTTTATTTTTTTGCAGTCAGCCTCAGCAATGAGATGAAACACTTTATGGAGGTCACACTGACCACGCCGGTCTGGCTGCAGATGGAACCTGTGAAGTTGATCGAGCGTTGTGAAGCCATCATCAAATTGTTCCTGCAGGGAACCGCGATGACGATGATTATGTTGTTTATTTCAGCGGTGCTCTTGAATATTGTCCAAGTTGGTTTTCTGATCTCGCCGGATGTGTTGCAAATCAAGTGGGAGCGGCTCAATCCGATCGAAGGAGCGAAACGGATTGTCTCAGTCCGAGGCTTAGTGAAACTGGCTGTGAGTCTGGGGAAGCTGACCATCCTGGTCTTGATCGCGACCTGGTTCAGTTATCTGGTCTTCCCTAATTTTCTGGCATTGATGGGGGCCCCTCCGGAAACAATTCTGCGTGATATTTTCAATTCCACCGTCGAACTGGGGATTCTGCTGGCTCTGGCTTTGATTGTGCTGGGGGGCGTTGATTATGCATTTCAAAAGTGGAAGCATGAAAAAGACCTGATGATGAGCAAGCAGGAGATCCGCGAAGAAATGAAATCCATGGAAGGAGATCCGCTGATTCGTCAGCGGCGGCGCGAAGCACACCGGAAACTGGCGATGTCGCAGGAACTCTCGAATGTGGAAACCGCGGATGTGGTGATTACAAACCCAACTCATATTTCGATTGCGATCAAATACGATCCGGAGTCGATGCCCGCACCAGTTGTTGTCGCCAAGGGAGCAGGCGAGATTGCGTCTCAGATTCGTAAGATTGCGAATGAACACGGGATTCCGATTATTGAACGGAAAGCGTTAGCGCGGCAGATGTACCGTGAAGTGAAAACGGGCCAGGAAATTCCCTTCGAATTATACGAAGTATTCGTGGAAATTATGGCTTACGTCTATAATCTGACCGGAAAGTCGATGCCGGATGCTTAG